A region from the Triticum aestivum cultivar Chinese Spring chromosome 3D, IWGSC CS RefSeq v2.1, whole genome shotgun sequence genome encodes:
- the LOC123080286 gene encoding uncharacterized protein, with protein MGPAPGDSKRFSGVVPPAALVFLALVFVAGAIVTLHHKESLSILQVQPRELAANEESSFRSAPPVSDLRVASDDVAETPSVEQATPPVEQTTTPVEQTTPPVEQATTSVEQTTPPVEEAPDICENQCRPPGSEALPRGIVQDKSNFEFESLGGNPGRKGAAAGRPAKSLLAIPVGIKQKAVVDKLVSKFPAANFAVMLFHYDGAVDGWGDLPWSRRAVHVAAVDQTKWWFGKRFLHPDLVADYDYIFLWDEDIEVDGFDPMRYLRIVRKEGLEISQPALDHRSQIHHRLTARARRGGTVHRRFYKTAGGGRCYGNSTGPPCTGWVEMMVPVFSRAAWRCAWRMIQNDLVFAWGLDFKLGYCAQGDRSSNVGIVDSEYVLHRGIPTLGDGGGKGPAPKAKASSATSADRYAVRLRSYKELQIFNKRWNEAVAEDMCWTDPYPQPPTATPKG; from the exons ATG GGTCCGGCGCCCGGCGACTCGAAGCGGTTCTCCGGCGTGGTGCCGCCGGCCGCGCTCGTCTTCCTGGCCCTGGTGTTCGTCGCCGGCGCCATCGTCACGCTCCATCACAAGGAG AGCCTGTCGATACTGCAGGTGCAGCCAAGAGAGCTGGCCGCTAACGAGGAGTCGTCGTTCAGGTCCGCGCCTCCGGTGAGCGATCTGCGCGTCGCCAGCGACGACGTGGCCGAGACGCCGTCGGTGGAACAGGCGACGCCACCGGTGGAGCAGACGACGACGCCGGTGGAGCAAACGACGCCGCCGGTGGAACAGGCGACGACGTCGGTTGAGCAAACGACGCCGCCGGTGGAAGAAGCCCCTGACATCTGCGAG AACCAGTGCAGGCCTCCGGGCAGCGAGGCGCTGCCGAGGGGCATCGTGCAGGACAAGTCCAACTTCGAGTTCGAGTCGCTGGGCGGCAACCCCGGGCGGAAGGGGGCCGCCGCCGGCCGGCCGGCGAAGAGCCTCCTGGCGATCCCCGTCGGCATCAAGCAGAAGGCCGTCGTCGACAAGCTCGTCTCCAAG TTCCCGGCGGCGAACTTCGCGGTGATGCTGTTCCACTACGACGGCGCGGTGGACGGGTGGGGCGACCTGCCGTGGTCGCGCCGCGCGGTGCACGTGGCGGCCGTGGACCAGACCAAGTGGTGGTTCGGCAAGCGGTTCCtgcacccggacctcgtcgccgactACGACTACATCTTCCTCTGGGACGAGGACATCGAGGTGGACGGCTTCGACCCCATGAGGTACCTCAGGATCGTCAGGAAGGAGGGGCTCGAGATCTCGCAGCCGGCGCTGGACCACCGGTCGCAGATCCACCACCGGCTCACGGCCCGCGCGCGCCGCGGCGGGACGGTGCACCGGCGGTTCTACAAGACGGCCGGCGGCGGGAGGTGCTACGGCAACAGCACGGGGCCGCCGTGCACGGGGTGGGTGGAGATGATGGTGCCGGTGTTCTCGCGCGCGGCGTGGCGGTGCGCGTGGCGGATGATCCAGAACGACCTCGTCTTCGCCTGGGGGCTCGATTTCAAGCTCGGGTACTGCGCGCAGGGCGACCGGAGCTCGAACGTCGGCATCGTCGACAGCGAGTACGTGCTCCACCGCGGCATCCCCAcgctgggcgacggcggcggcaaggGGCCGGCGCCGAAGGCGAAGGCGTCGTCGGCGACGTCGGCGGACAGGTACGCGGTGCGGCTGCGATCGTATAAGGAGCTGCAGATATTCAACAAGAGGTGGAACGAGGCGGTGGCGGAGGACATGTGCTGGACGGACCCTTACCCGCAGCCGCCGACGGCGACGCCCAAGGGATGA